Proteins encoded by one window of Aspergillus puulaauensis MK2 DNA, chromosome 4, nearly complete sequence:
- a CDS encoding uncharacterized protein (COG:G;~EggNog:ENOG410QD9T;~InterPro:IPR020846,IPR011701,IPR036259;~PFAM:PF07690;~TransMembrane:12 (i65-86o98-120i132-150o162-182i189-209o221-240i261-279o285-308i329-348o354-380i387-407o427-449i);~go_function: GO:0022857 - transmembrane transporter activity [Evidence IEA];~go_process: GO:0055085 - transmembrane transport [Evidence IEA]), which yields MHSQLTSTETIHLAQMAAASSTTELRARHPETQPHSEPEAAAPPPPPQYSTDTDPTWDTKEGWPVVAAGSAIFFVFLGLIYSYGIVQLHLAEAHLASVSTLSFIGSVGAAMSPLTGMLVARVIRVVGYRYTAFLGGILLGLGEFTAGWATKSVPAMFVTQGFLFGVGAGLLFLPAATVPSLWFKRRRGLATGVVYGGAGFGSAIIALTLEKLISATGLETALKILGGASWAICLPAAYFLKAPAGRERAVATMKWSLFRSLKFLIMLAMGAIATFPLFVPPFLLPLYITSIGLSSQTAAFILAAWNLASALGRIGMGFGADTVLGPLNSMFVSLTVIGVTAMALWPFANSLGLLIFFAILNGVGSGGFFSLMPVVVGAVFGDGELAGVMSVLTTSWTFGYFLGAPIAGYLLDAYGGAEAGLVAFRPAFFYAGSLTLASAGLILAVRLMMNRKIFTRV from the exons ATGCACTCCCAACTAACCAGTACCGAGACAATCCATCTCGCCCAAATGGCCgcagccagcagcaccacggAGCTGCGCGCCCGGCACCCAGAAACACAACCACATTCAGaaccagaagcagcagcaccaccaccaccaccacagtACTCAACCGACACAGATCCAACCTGGGACACAAAAGAAGGCTGgcccgtcgtcgccgccggctCGGCCAtattcttcgtcttcctagGCCTCATTTATTCCTACGGGATCGTGCAACTGCACCTAGCAGAGGCCCATCTCGCGAGCGTATCGACACTGTCTTTCATCGGGTCCGTCGGGGCCGCGATGTCGCCATTAACTGGCATGCTTGTTGCTCGTGTTATCCGGGTAGTCGGGTACAGATATACTGCATTCCTCGGTGGGATATTGCTCGGCCTGGGCGAGTTCACGGCGGGGTGGGCGACAAAGTCCGTTCCTGCGATGTTTGTCACGCAGGGGTTTttgtttggggttggggctGGTTTGCTTTTCTTG ccagcagcaacagtccCGTCGCTATGGTTCAAGAGACGACGCGGACTCGCAACGGGCGTTGTCTACGGCGGCGCAGGATTCGGTTCTGCGATTATCGCACTTACCCTGGAAAAGCTCATCAGCGCGACTGGACTCGAAACGGCACTGAAGATTCTAGGCGGAGCGTCGTGGGCTATCTGTCTCCCGGCTGCATACTTCCTCAAGGCACCTGCGGGGAGGGAACGTGCTGTTGCGACTATGAAATG GTCCCTCTTCCGCAGCCTCAAATTCCTCATCATGCTGGCCATGGGTGCTATCGCGACATTTCCACTCTTCGTCCCTCCATTTTTGCTCCCGTTATATATAACCTCCATCGGTCTCTCCAGCCAAACGGCTGCCTTCATTCTCGCAGCGTGGAATCTCGCCTCCGCACTGGGCCGTATCGGGATGGGATTCGGGGCTGACACTGTCCTTGGCCCGCTGAATAGTATGTTCGTCTCGTTGACCGTAATCGGGGTCACGGCGATGGCGCTGTGGCCGTTTGCGAACTCACTAGGCCTGCTAATCTTCTTTGCGATTCTGAATGGCGTTGGGTCTGGGGGCTTCTTCAGTCTCATGCCCGTTGTTGTGGGCGCGGTGTTTGGGGATGGCGAGTTGGCAGGCGTCATGTCGGTTTTGACGACGAGTTGGACGTTTGGGTATTTCTTG GGCGCGCCGATTGCTGGATATCTACTTGATGCGTATGGTGGTGCGGAAGCCGGGCTTGTGGCGTTTCGGCCTGCATTCTTCTATGCTGGGTCTTTGACGCTGGCGAGTGCGGGTTTGATCTTGGCTGTTCGGTTGATGATGAATAGGAAGATATTTACGAGGGTATAG
- a CDS encoding pentapeptide repeat-containing protein (InterPro:IPR002989,IPR036770;~PFAM:PF01469), translated as MSDIGEDNMFDKMFAEINASLGTSMEDILAQIDCSLNTADLSENAPTNVTGYAATSTVTNNSMFNDASGPDGDFGIIPGPAGMGGLGVAGPGGAGAGIIDAGIGNTGISDTGIANSGIPNSGIANFGITNTGIANPGIANSGITNTGIANSGITNTGIANSGIANAGITNAGITNAGIANTGITNTGIANSGIANAGITNAGIADPAPHNILGLPGISAPEATPGGSTLTVGDNSNEAASEAARLSYRMWVAIMRNDLRGVAALLHQGATPMMNLRYGGYALDMAVRMGHRGILVLFHRTSKGFADHGIRTLLTAVAEDKKDIVEAMLKMGMRGRLINDETLKLIFHGFACRHGTPEMLDFLEIHGTWWSWKSYGRWCINLTHKTDAWANAAKIRDLRARYMQREADKQPLVKVNDMMDPLPEDQTLKPIEEIVRLYCEKYPNVIIQDYFEDGYLSPRHQNQGPAVGDVQTWVEYLHDQS; from the exons ATGTCTGATATCGGAGAAGACAACATGTTTGATAAGATGTTTGCCGAAATCAATGCCAGTTTGGGCACTAGTATGGAAGACATTCTAGCACAGATAGATTGCAGCCTGAACACCGCGGATCTCTCAGAAAATGCACCTACCAATGTCACTGGTTACGCGGCTACATCTACTGTAACGAATAACTCCATGTTTAATGATGCTTCTGGACCCGACGGTGACTTCGGGATCATCCCTGGTCCTGCCGGTATGGGCGGACTCGGAGTTGCTGGACCTGGTGGTGCCGGTGCTGGTATCATTGACGCTGGAATTGGTAACACTGGCATTTCTGACACCGGCATTGCCAACTCTGGCATTCCTAACTCTGGCATTGCCAACTTTGGTATCACTAACACGGGCATTGCCAACCCTGGCATTGCAAACTCTGGTATCACTAACACGGGCATTGCAAACTCTGGTATCACTAACACGGGCATTGCCAACTCTGGCATTGCTAACGCTGGTATCACTAACGCTGGTATCACCAACGCTGGCATTGCGAACACTGGTATCACTAACACGGGCATTGCCAACTCTGGCATTGCTAACGCTGGTATCACCAACGCTGGCATCGCTGACCCTGCTCCTCACAATATCCTTGGACTTCCCGGTATCTCTGCGCCTGAGGCTACCCCTGGTGGATCGACCCTCACCGTCGgcgacaacagcaacgagGCAGCGTCGGAGGCCGCAAGATTGAGCTACAGAATGTGGGTTGCTATCATGCGCAACGACCTCCGCGGCGTCGCGGCTCTCCTGCACCAGGGTGCGACCCCTATGATGAACCTCAGGTACGGTGGCTATGCGCTCGACATGGCCGTTAGAATGGGCCACCGGGGGATCTTGGTACTGTTCCATCGGACCTCCAAAGGCTTTGCTGACCACGGTATCCGCACCCTCTTGACTGCCGTTgcggaggacaagaaggatatcGTTGAGGCCATGCTGAAGATGGGAATGAGGGGAAGGCTGATCAACGATGAAACGCTCAAGCTAATCTTCCATGGCTTTGCGTGCCGTCACGGCACCCCCGAGATGCTGGACTTCTTGGAGATTCACGGCACATGGTGGAGTTGGAAATCCTACGGGCGCTGGTGTATCAACTTGACTCACAAAACGGATGCTTGGGCGAATGCGGCCAAGATTAGGGATCTCCGCGCGAGGTATATGCAG CGTGAGGCGGATAAACAACCCCTTGTGAAAGTGAACGACATGATGGACCCGCTCCCCGAAGACCAGACTCTCAAGCCCATCGAGGAGATCGTGCGTCTTTACTGCGAGAAGTACCCGAACGTGATAATACAGGATTACTTTGAGGATGGGTACCTATCGCCACGTCACCAGAATCAGGGCCCTGCAGTCGGCGACGTTCAGACCTGGGTGGAGTACCTACACGACCAAAGTTAA
- a CDS encoding RNA-DNA hybrid ribonuclease (COG:L;~EggNog:ENOG410PJMD;~InterPro:IPR012337,IPR036397,IPR009027,IPR011320, IPR002156,IPR037056;~PFAM:PF00075,PF01693;~go_function: GO:0003676 - nucleic acid binding [Evidence IEA];~go_function: GO:0004523 - RNA-DNA hybrid ribonuclease activity [Evidence IEA]), with protein MSDNTPSPTSGPATKPSISPPSTAGTKRKRGAAGKYYAVKVGYQPGVYYEWKDCLAQVTGFKGAVFQGFPTIEEANAFLTGAKLPSRGASPLGPEPTRFYAIQRGHRPGVYTNWAHAQEQIKGFQKPRYKKFATREEAEEFVKLGGQAVQFGTTETTLSGVPGLTSTNPKDQQGAIVGPGEGPLPPGAEDGFDPNVLLDPKTGKVVYKTDGQKAATKTQPKGPPGMLRIYTDGSSLKNGKTQAAAGVGVYFGPGDSRRNVSEPLKGSRQTNQRAELTAILRGLDIAPRHRDVTVVTDSQYAINCVTVWFQKWRSNDWLTADKKPVENKDLVEAILGKIEERTELRVKTLFEWVKGHATDPGNQAADRLAVNGAHQGASSQSRGNVNGKQDEQL; from the exons ATGAGCGACAACACACCCTCCCCGACTTCCGGTCCCGCTACAAAACCGTCAATATCACCGCCCTCAACCGCAGGCACGAAACGGAAGAGAGGCGCTGCTGGGAAATACTACGCTGTGAAGGTTGGCTACCAGCCAGGTGTTTACTATGAGTGGAAGGACTGTCTGGCCCAGGTGACGGGGTTCAAAGGCGCCGTTT TCCAGGGCTTTCCAACCATCGAAGAGGCGAATGCTTTTCTCACCGGTGCGAAACTTCCGTCGCGAGGCGCGTCGCCGCTCGGCCCGGAACCCACAAGATTCTACGCGATTCAACGAGGCCATAGACCCGGGGTTTACACCAACTGGGCCCATGCGCAGGAGCAGATCAAGGGATTTCAGAAACCTCGCTATAAGAAGTTCGCGACGAGagaggaggcggaggagttcgTAAAACTCGGCGGGCAGGCGGTCCAATTTGGGACGACAGAAACCACATTGTCAGGAGTTCCTGGATTGACGAGCACAAACCCGAAAGACCAACAAGGTGCTATAGTTGGGCCTGGCGAGGGTCCTTTACCGCCTGGCGCGGAGGATGGGTTTGACCCGAATGTTCTTCTCGATCCGAAGACTGGCAAGGTTGTCTACAAGACGGATGGCCAGAAGGCCGCTACAAAGACACAACCCAAGGGACCCCCGGGAATGCTGCGGATCTACACTGATGGGAGTTCGCTGAAGAATGGAAAAACACAGGCTGCGGCCGGCGTCGGGGTGTACTTCGGGCCCGGCGACTCTCG CAGAAACGTCTCCGAACCGCTTAAAGGCAGCCGTCAAACGAATCAACGCGCCGAGTTAACAGCCATCTTGCGCGGCCTCGACATCGCCCCGCGACATCGAGACGTGACGGTGGTCACTGACAGCCAGTATGCGATTAACTGTGTGACGGTATGGTTTCAAAAGTGGAGGTCCAACGACTGGTTGACGGCGGACAAGAAACCGGTGGAAAACAAGGACCTTGTGGAAGCAATCTTGGGTAAGATCGAGGAGCGTACGGAGCTCCGGGTCAAGACTCTATTCGAATGGGTGAAAGGACATGCTACGGATCCTGGGAATCAGGCGGCGGACCGTCTTGCGGTGAATGGAGCGCACCAGGGAGCATCGAGTCAGTCTCGTGGAAATGTCAATGGCAAGCAGGATGAGCAATTGTAG
- a CDS encoding uncharacterized protein (COG:T;~EggNog:ENOG410PQ4C;~InterPro:IPR000719,IPR011009;~PFAM:PF06293;~go_function: GO:0004672 - protein kinase activity [Evidence IEA];~go_function: GO:0005524 - ATP binding [Evidence IEA];~go_process: GO:0006468 - protein phosphorylation [Evidence IEA]), translated as MSSVDPNSNHGKTNSPSSQDPAAPLVESLQDLTIVESLDSEGKTKSTTFYHITKDEEVYFGQTSKNKRETTIPEFNAALQRIPDQDIYPAVPSDSQLTLAPEGLDEPSVYVKRPGLQWYDEMCGTTWIPKTVLDETLVMEKISQSQPPHPNIIRYHGCRVRRGYITCIVLEQLDQTLHEFVSTDEFQDFDKTGLCESVASAVEFLHSLGLAHNDINPYNIMLRTDRTPALIDFDSCQPVGHRLQSLGTEGWYEKPFYTSEKEHDLYAMGKLRKWIQDPR; from the coding sequence ATGAGCTCTGTGGACCCAAACAGCAACCATGGCAAAACCAATAGTCCATCCAGTCAAGACCCAGCTGCACCCTTGGTCGAATCCCTCCAAGACCTGACCATAGTCGAGTCGTTGGACTCCGAGGGCAAAACAAAATCAACCACATTCTACCACATCACCAAAGACGAGGAGGTCTATTTCGGGCAGACATCAAAAAACAAGCGCGAAACAACAATTCCTGAATTCAATGCCGCTCTCCAGCGCATCCCCGATCAGGATATATACCCGGCTGTTCCGTCGGATAGCCAACTGACACTCGCACCGGAGGGCCTGGATGAACCATCGGTGTATGTGAAACGACCTGGTCTCCAGTGGTACGACGAGATGTGCGGCACGACCTGGATTCCCAAGACCGTGCTAGACGAGACACTCGTCATGGAAAAGATCTCACAATCACAACCGCCTCATCCGAACATCATCCGGTATCACGGCTGTCGCGTGCGAAGGGGGTATATCACCTGCATTGTTCTCGAGCAGCTGGACCAGACGCTACATGAGTTTGTCTCAACGGACGAGTTCCAGGACTTTGACAAGACCGGCCTCTGCGAATCGGTTGCCTCGGCTGTGGAATTCTTGCACTCGTTGGGGCTCGCGCATAATGATATCAATCCGTATAACATCATGCTGAGGACGGATAGAACCCCGGCTTTGATTGACTTCGACTCCTGCCAGCCTGTGGGGCATCGCTTGCAGTCGTTGGGGACCGAGGGTTGGTATGAAAAGCCGTTTTATACTTCCGAGAAGGAACATGACCTGTACGCGATGGGGAAATTGAGGAAGTGGATTCAGGATCCTAGGTGA
- a CDS encoding uncharacterized protein (TransMembrane:1 (o6-24i)): MSGLEIVALIPAIVSAFGTISVEYREWRKRRDDRRNQSKNVALQKLLAGNGDAVQDEYEEDLRLLGPVFRRGDSTGRESLMQHLVILQSTVISLLRDRRNDMSFLVHPNHNSINKTTKSARNSIVTTLSEQYQRLSQARPVARLPAPTHQVSNCLETLTCTTRNIPCEGFSFGGGLEVEFSDLVLRRYSCDECDWEVTYGPGSGRKGPKTKDGQVLDWKTVLDRFHYRDELKKQKNGYRCYLCGEADFAPSGLRKLFGPAGVYEAMWEMVEIHIRKNHYFEEFR, encoded by the exons ATGTCCGGGCTTGAAATCGTCGCCCTCATCCCGGCCATTGTCTCGGCTTTTGGAACAATCTCAGTCGAGTATCGCGAATGGCGAAAACGCCGGGACGACCGCCGGAACCAGAGCAAGAATGTTGCACTGCAGAAACTGCTGGCCGGCAATGGGGACGCTGTCCAGGACGAATATGAGGAGGATCTCCGGCTTCTGGGGCCGGTCTTTCGACGCGGTGATA GCACCGGACGAGAGTCATTAATGCAGcacctcgtcatcctccagTCGACGGTTATTTCTCTCCTTCGCGACCGGCGCAATGACATGTCCTTCCTGGTCCATCCGAACCACAATTCAATCAACAAAACAACCAAATCCGCCCGAAACAGCATTGTCACCACCTTATCCGAACAATACCAGCGCCTCTCCCAGGCCCGTCCAGTCGCACGACTGCCAGCTCCCACACACCAGGTCTCAAACTGCCTCGAAACGCTCACCTGCACCACGCGGAACATCCCCTGCGAAGGCTTCTCGTTCGGCGGCGGCCTCGAAGTCGAATTCAGCGACCTGGTTCTTCGCCGCTACAGCTGCGACGAGTGCGACTGGGAAGTTACCTATGGGCCGGGTTCGGGGCGCAAAGGCCCCAAGACCAAGGACGGGCAGGTCCTCGATTGGAAGACAGTCCTGGATCGCTTCCATTATCGAGATGAactgaagaagcagaagaacgGATACCGGTGTTATCTTTGTGGGGAGGCGGACTTTGCGCCGTCAGGCCTGCGCAAGTTGTTTGGGCCCGCGGGCGTTTATGAGGCCATGTGGGAAATGGTCGAGATTCATATTCGGAAGAATCACTACTTTGAGGAGTTTCGATAG